In the Passer domesticus isolate bPasDom1 chromosome 4, bPasDom1.hap1, whole genome shotgun sequence genome, one interval contains:
- the PPID gene encoding peptidyl-prolyl cis-trans isomerase D → MSHPSPVARPSKASNPRAFFDVDIGGERVGRIVFELFADVVPKTAENFRALCTGEKGTGPTTGKPLHYKGCPFHRIIKQFMVQGGDFSNQNGTGGESIYGEKFEDENFHYQHDKPGLLSMANAGPGTNGSQFFITTVPTPHLDGKHVVFGQVIKGMGVVKILENVEVKGENPAKLCVIAECGEIKEGDDWGITPQDGSGDAHPDFPEDSDIDLKDVDKIVAIAEDTKNIGNTFFKSQNWAMAAKKYSKSLRYVEASEAVAEEADKPKLKTVALTCVLNIGACKLKLADWQGAIESCSEALKIDPANTKALYRRAQGWQGIKDFDQALADLKKAHEITPEDKAIQTETLKIKQKIKAQKEKEKAAYAKMFA, encoded by the exons ATGTCGCACCCGTCCCCTGTCGCCCGGCCCAGCAAGGCCAGCAACCCCCGCGCCTTCTTCGATGTGGACATCGGGGGCGAGCgag TTGGACGCATTGTCTTTGAATTATTTGCTGACGTTGTACCTAAAACTGCTGAGAATTTCCGTGCGTTATGTACAGGAGAAAAAGGAACAGGGCCTACCACTGGAAAACCTCTCCATTATAAAGGATGCCCTTTCCACAGAA ttatTAAGCAGTTTATGGTTCAAGGTGGAGATTTCTCAAACCAAAATGGCACAGGTGGAGAAAGTATATACGGTGAAAAATTTGAAGATGAAAACTTTCATTATCAG CATGATAAACCAGGTTTGCTGAGCATGGCAAATGCAGGACCTGGTACTAATGGCTCTCAGTTCTTCATTACAACGGTGCCTACTCCTCACCTGGATGGGAAACATGTGGTGTTTGGCCAAGTGATCAAAGGAATGGGTGTAGTTAAAATACTAGAAAACGTTGAAGTAAAAGGAGAAAATCCTGCAAAG TTGTGTGTCATCGCCGAATGTGGAGAGATAAAGGAAGGAGATGACTGGGGAATTACTCCCCAGGATGGATCTGGAGATGCTCATCCAGATTTTCCTGAAGATTCAGATATAGACTTGAAAGAT GTTGACAAGATTGTGGCCATAGCAGAAGACACAAAGAATATAGGAAATACTTTCTTCAAATCGCAGAATTGGGCAATGGCAGCTAAAAAGTATAGTAAAAGTTTACG GTATGTAGAAGCTTCTGAAGCAGTGGCAGAGGAGGCGGACAAACCCAAGTTAAAGACTGTTGCTTTGACCTGTGTTCTAAACATCGGTGCTTGCAAACTAAAACTGGCTGATTGGCAGGGAGCCATTGAGAGCTGTTCAGAG GCTCTTAAAATAGATCCAGCAAATACTAAAGCTCTCTACAGACGGGCTCAAGGATGGCAGGGAATAAAAGATTTCGACCAAGCACTG gCTGATCTTAAAAAGGCTCATGAAATAACCCCTGAAGACAAAG CTATCCAGACGGAAACACTCAAAATCAAGCAGAAGATAAAAGCccaaaaggagaaagagaaagcagcttATGCTAAAAtgtttgcttga